In the Streptomyces sp. SJL17-4 genome, GCCTCGACGAGATCCGTGGTCCGGCGCAGGGAATTGTGCCGCCAGCGCCAGAGTCCGATGGCAGCGCGCACGTCGGAACCCCCTCGTTGTCCACAGCTCCTTCAACGAGTGTGCCCCGGGGGCGGGTTCCCCGCCTGTCGGGCCGGTGACGTGTGACGGGGTCCCTTGGCGCGGGCGGGGCTCAGTCCAGGATCTTCACCTCGTCGCCGACCCGGACGGTGCCGGTGTGCTCGGGGACGAGGTTCTGGCCGAAGATGACCCGGCCGTCGCTCCTGCGGTGCCGGGCGAGGGTCCACAGCGGCTCCTTGCCGCGCTCGGCGGTGAACTGGTTCGTCGTGGTGACGACACAGCGCCCGCACGGCCGGGCGACCCGGAAGGTGACCTCTCCGACGGCGAGGCGCGTCCAGCCGTCCTCCGCCCAGGGCGAGGTGCCCTCGATCACGAGGTTCGGCCGGAACCGGTTCATCGGAAGCGGGCCTTCATGGGCGTGGTCCCCCTGCGCGATCAGGGAATTGAGGGCGTCCAGCGAGGAGGTGGTGGTGACGAGCAGCGGATAGCCGTCCGCGAAGCTCACCGTCTCCCCGGGCAGCGCGTAGTCGGGGTCGACCGGACGCCGGTGCTCGGGCGCGTCCATGTGGACGAGCCGGAACTCGCCCTCCAGATAAGCCGAGAGCCAGCCGGCCGCCTCGGGGCCGGCCGGCACCGCCTCCACGGGCTTGTCGAAGATGTCCACGGTGACCGTGGACGAGGGGGGCGGCACCTCGACGGTCAGCGGCGGGTGGCCGGACGCGGACAGCGTGACGCCGCCGCCCGGCAGCGGCTCCGCCGTGGCCAACGCCATCCGGGGGTGACGGCGTTGGGTCACGACCTTGTCCGCCGCGTCGACGACGGCCCAGCGCCGGTCCCCGGCCAGCCCCCAGGGCTGGACCTCGGCCTCCGCGGGGGCCAGCGCACGCATGGCCTTCACCGGATGGACGTGGACGGAGCGGAGCAAAGGAGTCGGCATGCGGTCATCCTGCCAGCCGCTCCGGACCCGACGTCGTCCGGAGGGTGAAAGCCGGTCAGTAGCCTCCGCCCTGGTAGGGACGGTTGTACGGGTCGTCGTACTGCATCGGGGCGGGGGCGGGCCGGGGTGCCGCCGGACGCATCGCCTCGTACCCCGCGGGGGCGGGACGGGGCGGCTGCGCGTACTGGCCGCCCTGGTAGCCGCCGCGCGGGGCCACCTGCTGCTGCGGGATGTACGGGGCGGGTGCGTGCTGCAGGGGTACGGGGGCCATCTGCGGCGCGGGCTGCGGGTATCCGTAGCCGTTGCCGTACGAGGGCTGCGGGCTGGGCGCCGCCGGGAGGGCGGGCAGTGCCGCGGGGAGCGCCGGCAGGTAGGAACCGCTGGAGGGGAAGCTGCTGCCGGTGGCCGGGAAGCTGCTGCCGGTGTCGTAGGCGGCGGGCACTCGGATCGGGGCGATCTGAGGCGTGCCCCGCTCCGCGACCAGGGAGTCGTAGATCGGGGTGTCCGGGAAGGACGGCGCGGTGTGGTAACCGCCTCCATAGGTGGAGCGGGGGGAGGTCATGGCACATAAGTTAAGCCCACGATGTGCTGGTTGGGGAGCCTGATTAGAGGGTTGTTTGACGGGCTTCGTGAAGAAGTGGATCCCCAATCCGAGCGAACGTGCCAAAAACGGGCGACGGAACGCGCCAAGATCATGTAAAAGCCGAGTTCGGAGGGGGTTACCGGCGGGTCGGGGGCCCTGGAGCGGTCGGCCGCCCCCGGGCATGAAGAACACATAAAGAAAAGGTGCCGGGAAGGCGTGCGGGGAGTGATCATGGGCATGCTTAAGCGTCAATCCACGGATCTCCGGGGCGATGTGTACACGCCGAATTGACGGCACTACTCCCCGTGTCGGGAAAACTCTTTCCGTTAAGAGGGTGGCGCGGGCGCGCCGCGCTCGCCCGAGGCGACGTCATGGTCACGTGCCCGTGCGTACGTCCGGCCCTTCCACGCCGCACCGACACCCCGGTGGTGCCGGACCGCCGAGTCCA is a window encoding:
- a CDS encoding MOSC N-terminal beta barrel domain-containing protein codes for the protein MPTPLLRSVHVHPVKAMRALAPAEAEVQPWGLAGDRRWAVVDAADKVVTQRRHPRMALATAEPLPGGGVTLSASGHPPLTVEVPPPSSTVTVDIFDKPVEAVPAGPEAAGWLSAYLEGEFRLVHMDAPEHRRPVDPDYALPGETVSFADGYPLLVTTTSSLDALNSLIAQGDHAHEGPLPMNRFRPNLVIEGTSPWAEDGWTRLAVGEVTFRVARPCGRCVVTTTNQFTAERGKEPLWTLARHRRSDGRVIFGQNLVPEHTGTVRVGDEVKILD
- a CDS encoding DUF6643 family protein, giving the protein MTSPRSTYGGGYHTAPSFPDTPIYDSLVAERGTPQIAPIRVPAAYDTGSSFPATGSSFPSSGSYLPALPAALPALPAAPSPQPSYGNGYGYPQPAPQMAPVPLQHAPAPYIPQQQVAPRGGYQGGQYAQPPRPAPAGYEAMRPAAPRPAPAPMQYDDPYNRPYQGGGY